In Bordetella genomosp. 10, the genomic window TCTTCTACACCCTGATGCGGCGCGAATCCGGCCTCATGCGTCCGCTCACGCACCGCTTCGGCGAACGCATCCTCGGGCAGGACTTCGAGGGCGGCATGCCCACGGCCAACGCCCGCAAGGATTCCGCGCTGGCGCTGGAGCTGGCGCGCGAACTGGGCGTGCCCCTGTTCACCATGCAGGCGTCCCATTCCGTGTATGAGATCGCGCGCGGCGCCGGACTGGACCGCCTGGACTATGCCTCCATTTCCAAATTGTGGGAACAGTGGATGGACATCGGATTCGGAAAAGATGCCCATGCACACTGAACTTTCCGCCGCCGCCTCCAATCCCTGGTACTACGAATATCTGGACCAGATCGCCAACCTGGAACTGAAGAACAAGCCCGCGCAGCAAGGCGGGACGGCCCTGCGCTATCGCGCCGCGCGCGACGCGCAGGGCGGCGGGCCGATCTGCGCGCGCATCGCCCGCGCCCTGCTGCCCTTGCCGGCAGGCGGGACGGTCATCCTGGTTACCGGGACAGGCAACCCCGAATGGCTGCCGCAAGGCGAGACCGACGGACCGTCCGGCGTGGCCGTATTGGCGCGCGTCTTCGGCGCCCTGGGCTTGCGCAGTTGCGTCCTGTCCGAAGCGCGCTTCCTGCCCGGCATCGCCGCGGCGGTGCGCGCCGCCGGCACGCCCCTGCTGGAGGAATCCGCCTGGCGGCGGCGCGATAACGCCGCCCTCGCGCTGCCCTTTCCCACCGGCGCGGCGGCGGCGGAACCGTTCATCGACGGCCTGCTGCGCCGCTTGCCGGACCCCGCCGCCGGCTTCTTCATCGAGAAGCCGGGACCGAACGCGCAAGGCGTCTTCCACAACAGCAGCGGCAAGCCCAAGGACAGCGAATGGGTGGCGCACGCCCACCTGCTCGCGGACGCCTTGCGCGCGCGCGGCCTGCCCACGCTGGCGGTGGGCGACGGCGGCAACGAGATCGGTTTCGGGCGCCTGCGCGCAAGCCTCGCCGACGTCCTGCCCGGCGGACGCGATTGCGGCTGCCCCTGCCACGGCGGATTGCTGGACGCGACGGAAGTCGACCTGCTCCTGCCCGCGGCCGTCTCCAACTGGGGCGCCTATGCCATCGCGGGGGCGCTGGCGCTGGTCCACGGCCGGCCGGGCCTGATGCCCGACTGGCCCGAAGTCGCCGCCAGCATCGCCGCGCCCATCGCCGCGGGCGCCTACGACGGGTATAGCGGACTGGCGCTGGACACCGTGGACGGGACCTCGCGCGCCGCCAACCAGTCCGTCTATCGATTGATGCGGGAAGTCCTGCGTCTGGCCAACGAGCAAGGAGGCTGATATGAAGATATTCAAGTCCGGCCGCACCTCCGTCTACATGGTGGGCGGCGGCGGCATGGGTCTATCGCACCCCTGCGACTCGCACGTCTATGTCATCGAGAACGGCGGCGCGGCCGCGATGATCGACGCCGGCAGCGGCATCGCGCCGGAGGAAATCCGCGACCGGATGCGGGAGGACGGAATCCCGATGACGGCGATCGAAACCATCGTCCTGACGCACTCGCAC contains:
- a CDS encoding glutamate cyclase domain-containing protein, whose translation is MHTELSAAASNPWYYEYLDQIANLELKNKPAQQGGTALRYRAARDAQGGGPICARIARALLPLPAGGTVILVTGTGNPEWLPQGETDGPSGVAVLARVFGALGLRSCVLSEARFLPGIAAAVRAAGTPLLEESAWRRRDNAALALPFPTGAAAAEPFIDGLLRRLPDPAAGFFIEKPGPNAQGVFHNSSGKPKDSEWVAHAHLLADALRARGLPTLAVGDGGNEIGFGRLRASLADVLPGGRDCGCPCHGGLLDATEVDLLLPAAVSNWGAYAIAGALALVHGRPGLMPDWPEVAASIAAPIAAGAYDGYSGLALDTVDGTSRAANQSVYRLMREVLRLANEQGG